In one Conger conger chromosome 5, fConCon1.1, whole genome shotgun sequence genomic region, the following are encoded:
- the acp1 gene encoding low molecular weight phosphotyrosine protein phosphatase isoform X3: MAASSGKSVLFVCLGNICRSPIAEAVFRKMVTDNGDTNNWRIDSAATSTYEIGNPPDYRGQACMRKHGVPMRHVARQVTKEDFLSFDYILCMDESNLRDLNKKANSVKNCKAKIELLGKYDPQEQLIIQDPYYGSEEDFEKVYEQCLRCCKAFLESHS; the protein is encoded by the exons GGAACATTTGCCGATCCCCAATTGCTGAAGCCGTCTTCAGGAAAATGGTAACAGACAATGGCGATACAAATAAT TGGAGGATAGACAGTGCAGCGACCTCCACATATGAGATAGGCAACCCGCCCGATTACCGAGGGCAGGCCTGCATGAGGAAGCACGGGGTGCCCATGAGGCATGTGGCCAGGCAG GTGACAAAGGAGGATTTTCTGTCTTTTGATTATATACTTTGCATGGATGAAAGCAATTTGAG GGATCTCAACAAGAAAGCAAACTCAGTAAAAAACTGCAAAGCCAAAATTGAGCTCCTTGGGAAGTATGACCCTCAAGAACAGCTGATCATCCAAGATCCCTATTAC ggGAGTGAAGAGGATTTTGAAAAGGTGTATGAACAGTGTCTGAGATGCTGCAAAGCATTTTTGGAAAGCCATTCCTGA
- the LOC133129801 gene encoding ALK and LTK ligand 2b-like: MSGLRNPAIIGLILLICTAGYCKKNTVPTDTREGKSLFDRIMDIVRHAREHRGRSGCILQHTSKTEDYSIDPKEVHDYKSYNEDQILEIFPRDLRKKEKFLKHFTGPLHFSPKCRKHVYRLYHNTRDCTIPAYYKRCARLLIRLAGSPRCTEG, from the exons ATGAGTGGACTGCGAAACCCTGCTATCATTGGACTCATACTGTTGATCTGCACCGCTGGATACTGTAAGAAGAACACAGTTCCCACAGACACACGGGAAGGCAAAAGCCTTTTTGATCGGATCATGGACATCGTCAGACATGCAAGAGAGCATCGGGGAAGGAGCGGATGCATACTGCAGCATACTTCAAAAACAGAAGATTACTCAATCGATCCAAAGGAAGTGCACGATTACAAGTCATATAATGAGGATCAAATTCTTG agATCTTCCCAAGAGATCTAAGAAAGAAGGAAAAGTTTTTAAAACACTTCACAG GTCCTCTGCACTTCAGTCCAAAGTGCAGGAAACATGTTTACAGACTATACCACAACACCAGGGACTGCACAATACCAGCCT ACTACAAACGATGTGCCAGACTTCTCATAAGGTTAGCTGGGAGTCCAAGATGTACAGAAGGTTAG
- the acp1 gene encoding low molecular weight phosphotyrosine protein phosphatase isoform X1 gives MAASSGKSVLFVCLGNICRSPIAEAVFRKMVTDNGDTNNWRIDSAATSTYEIGNPPDYRGQACMRKHGVPMRHVARQWLIDSGAVSDWNTGSSPDTRALACLRKQSIETDHRARKVTKEDFLSFDYILCMDESNLRDLNKKANSVKNCKAKIELLGKYDPQEQLIIQDPYYGSEEDFEKVYEQCLRCCKAFLESHS, from the exons GGAACATTTGCCGATCCCCAATTGCTGAAGCCGTCTTCAGGAAAATGGTAACAGACAATGGCGATACAAATAAT TGGAGGATAGACAGTGCAGCGACCTCCACATATGAGATAGGCAACCCGCCCGATTACCGAGGGCAGGCCTGCATGAGGAAGCACGGGGTGCCCATGAGGCATGTGGCCAGGCAG TGGCTCATAGACAGTGGTGCTGTGTCTGACTGGAACACAGGCAGCTCCCCTGACACTCGTGCTCTGGCCTGCCTCAGGAAACAATCCATAGAGACAGACCACAGGGCCAGAAAG GTGACAAAGGAGGATTTTCTGTCTTTTGATTATATACTTTGCATGGATGAAAGCAATTTGAG GGATCTCAACAAGAAAGCAAACTCAGTAAAAAACTGCAAAGCCAAAATTGAGCTCCTTGGGAAGTATGACCCTCAAGAACAGCTGATCATCCAAGATCCCTATTAC ggGAGTGAAGAGGATTTTGAAAAGGTGTATGAACAGTGTCTGAGATGCTGCAAAGCATTTTTGGAAAGCCATTCCTGA
- the acp1 gene encoding low molecular weight phosphotyrosine protein phosphatase isoform X2 — protein MAASSGKSVLFVCLGNICRSPIAEAVFRKMVTDNGDTNNWLIDSGAVSDWNTGSSPDTRALACLRKQSIETDHRARKVTKEDFLSFDYILCMDESNLRDLNKKANSVKNCKAKIELLGKYDPQEQLIIQDPYYGSEEDFEKVYEQCLRCCKAFLESHS, from the exons GGAACATTTGCCGATCCCCAATTGCTGAAGCCGTCTTCAGGAAAATGGTAACAGACAATGGCGATACAAATAAT TGGCTCATAGACAGTGGTGCTGTGTCTGACTGGAACACAGGCAGCTCCCCTGACACTCGTGCTCTGGCCTGCCTCAGGAAACAATCCATAGAGACAGACCACAGGGCCAGAAAG GTGACAAAGGAGGATTTTCTGTCTTTTGATTATATACTTTGCATGGATGAAAGCAATTTGAG GGATCTCAACAAGAAAGCAAACTCAGTAAAAAACTGCAAAGCCAAAATTGAGCTCCTTGGGAAGTATGACCCTCAAGAACAGCTGATCATCCAAGATCCCTATTAC ggGAGTGAAGAGGATTTTGAAAAGGTGTATGAACAGTGTCTGAGATGCTGCAAAGCATTTTTGGAAAGCCATTCCTGA